One Thiocapsa sp. genomic window, GACACTCGCACGCGGAGAGGGTGTCGATCATGGTATTGCCGACGAAGCGGATCCGCTCCTCCCCGACCCCGGCCTTGCGCAGATTTGCGTTGGCGAACTCGCTCGTGGTGAAGAACCAATTGGTGATCGCGTCCGTCACCATCCGGTTGATCTCCTCCGGCATGGTCCAGTCGCCGGAGCGAATGCCGCCCTCCACGTGCGCCACCGGCACACACAGCTTCTGCGCCGCGATCGCGCAGGCCATGGTCGAGGTCACGTCCCCCCACCACCAGGCACAGATCGGAGCGGTCATCGAGCAACAACCGCTCGTAACGGGTCATGATCGCCGCCGTCTGCTCGGCCTGAGTTCCGGACCCGACCTCCAGGTTCACATCCGGCGCCGGGATCCCGAGCTGGACAAAAAAATCGCCCGAAAGACGGGCCTCATAGTGTTGGCCGGTATGCACCAGGCGGTACCGCAGCGGACCGCCCGCCGCTTCTCGCGCCTGTAGCGCCTTAATAATCGGCGCCACCTTCATGAAGTTTGGCCGCGCGCCGGCGATGATGTCGATCCGCTTCGTTCCAGGCATTCATCCACTCCGCTTAATTCGCACCACTATTCCTGCTCACTCTGCAGAAGATGCATTGCACCGTGGATAACGGAAATGACATCAATTTGATCCGCTATAATGTGATATATATTCAGGTAATCCGTATTTCCTTCTGATCTCGCCAACATCTTTCGTTCTTCCTGCATTGCTATCCTCGATCCCTTGCTCAATCGCTTCTCGAACGTAGATTTCATACATCAAGTCTTCCCAAGTTGCATTGCCGGGAAGCTGATCAATCAGCTTGTAAGCATCTGGTTTGCTGACTATCGTAGACATCTTCAACCTCGACATGGATGAATAACCGGAGGAAACAGATAAGCGTCCGGTGTGACGTCACTCAATGTCCATCTCCAGTAAATAATGGAACTTGAAGCGTCGGTAGACGTGCCTTTCCAACCAGGTCGAAGACATGTTGCCGCCAAAAAGGCCAAACATTGTGAACCGCATTAAAATCCGCAAATGCCGTAAGTGCATCCTGCGAGATTGGACAGATCATTTCGTAGATAACAAAATAGTCGGCTTCAATACCGAAATAAACCTTCGGATCTTGATCAGATACACAATCGACAACCCGTTCGCCAAGCGAAACCATGACGTGAAGCTCACGCGTAGAGTTCCCTGAGCGATCCTGTTCCTCAACACTGAAGCGAACCCCACGCTTATGTTGTTGGAGTGCTTCGAGTTCGTCCTGATCCGGCATTACCTCACCACGGAACAGACGCGATTTGTATAAGACGATATCTCGCAAACGCAAACCGGCAATCGCTTCGTTGACCAGATTCTCGGCTTCAATTTTCACGCCGCCTTCGCCTGTTTCCATTGCTCAATCTCAACGATCGTAGCGCTTTCTCCGCGGAAATTCTTTCCGCACGAAATACCGTCAATCCGCACGGGGTTGCCGTTCACGTACTCATTATCATCATTGAACGGTAACTGCCCTTCAAGCTCTTCAGCGTCTTTCAAATCGGCCATCAACCGTGGATATCGACCGACGAGTCGCAATAGCCGATCCATCGCAGCACTCTGAACCACCTCCCCACGCTCATATTTTGAAAAGGCGTTGGCGCCACCTCCAAAAAGCTCCGATGCCTCCTTCTGTGTCAGACCTAGACGGTCGCGCAGCGCACGAATCTCTTCACCGGTCAGAAGACCATCCGCCCGCCGCCGCGCATCCAAAATTCGGGTGTGATTCCGACGGATCTGATCATCGAAGATCGGGTCCGCCCCGCAACACTCGCACGCATAGCCTTCCAAGCCGCTGACGAGCAGCTCGGCCCCATGGTGCTGGAATGTCTCACTGTAGGTCACGGGTGTCAGCGTTCCCCGTTCACACATCGGACAAGTCAGATCTTTGTGGGACATTAGCGTTCTCGGTGAAACGAAGCGAGATTCACAACAACGCAGTCGCGATCGAGTTTCAGTTTCACGTAAAGGTCATCAACGACGCCGGTCGGACCGGAATACGGCACCAGATAGACATCGAACCAGGGTCCAGCAGCCGCATAACGTTCGGCATGCCTAAAATGGCAGTCGTTCAGCAACTGTAAGCATCGGTGAACGTCCTCGGGTGCATAGCCGAGGTTCTCCACGTCTTGCTGCACTCTACGACTGAGGTAGTGGACGCACCCTTGCTTCGCGAGCTCACAAACCCGGGAAACGGAGTACTCAGCGATTGCTCGACGCTCAGCATCTGGACTTCTAACCATTATGGTTAGTCAGATCGCGAAAAACAACCCGCCAGCGACCTCTCAGGGACCTCCCTACCTGTCCAGTCATAAGTCTTCCAAAAAAACCATAAAAAATTAGCAGCAATGGTTTGGTGTGTCGTCGGGACGCGGAACTTGGGAAGAACTTACAGACTATGCGGTCTCCGCCATCTCGATCGCCACCCGACTCACCTCCAAGATCTCCTCCATCGGGATCGGCGCCAGCCCGCCGTTGCGCAGCGCTTCGACGAAGGCTGCGCCCACCGGCCTCAACGACTACTTTACCTGACGCTCCGTCTGCGCCTCCAACAGAGGGGCGACTTCAGTCGCCCGGAAACCAAGCCGCAGGAGCGAGGGGGCGACTAAAGTCGCCGCTACACGCCCCTACACGCCCCTACCCGTCTCTATGAGGTTCCCCCGGAATTGACGTCGACGGAACCCTGTCCCGCAACCGCGCCCCGTTGGCGCGCCCGGCACGGCGGGGCGTCGGCGCCGACATCGGATCAGGGATGCGCCGGCCCCAAGCAGATCGCTCGGAAGCAGGCGAGGCCGATTCGTCGCCGATCGCGATGACCGTGGTACGTCCCCGGTTTCCCCGCGAGGCTGGTCAGCGGCTCAATGAAAGAGCGCATCCGGGGTGTCGGCTGTAAGGATGCGTTCGGACCAAAGACGCAAGGTGTCGCTGTCGGCGGACGCGACGCGCTCGCGCAGGGCATTGGCGGAGGTCTCGCCGAATTTCTTTTCGATCTGCCAGAGCAGGATGTTGGCCTCGCCTTGGCGATGGCCTTTCTCGATTCCGGCACGCTCGACGGTGGTGACGTAGCGGGAAACCGGGGACGCGGGAAACCGG contains:
- a CDS encoding type II toxin-antitoxin system MqsR family toxin; amino-acid sequence: MVRSPDAERRAIAEYSVSRVCELAKQGCVHYLSRRVQQDVENLGYAPEDVHRCLQLLNDCHFRHAERYAAAGPWFDVYLVPYSGPTGVVDDLYVKLKLDRDCVVVNLASFHRER
- a CDS encoding type II toxin-antitoxin system MqsA family antitoxin, which encodes MSHKDLTCPMCERGTLTPVTYSETFQHHGAELLVSGLEGYACECCGADPIFDDQIRRNHTRILDARRRADGLLTGEEIRALRDRLGLTQKEASELFGGGANAFSKYERGEVVQSAAMDRLLRLVGRYPRLMADLKDAEELEGQLPFNDDNEYVNGNPVRIDGISCGKNFRGESATIVEIEQWKQAKAA
- a CDS encoding transposase; the encoded protein is MAVRPRFPASPVSRYVTTVERAGIEKGHRQGEANILLWQIEKKFGETSANALRERVASADSDTLRLWSERILTADTPDALFH